In a single window of the Bacillus clarus genome:
- a CDS encoding ABC transporter permease yields MYKRLFQSDLLKIKRSWIWFLILLGPIGVISLQACNFFLRYDFLTNKYAKDLWGGLLSEAQPLALVTLILGTTIITSLIAHIEHHSSSWKHLLSLPINRRHIFLTKFMLVFFLLTVSCSLLLISTVGLGLVLQFDAVVPWFAIFKMSFYPYWSALPIVALQLWIAITFQNQSITFTIGLLETIFTMFSTSFPNWFIWRWPSLHIDWGSPLLCVTMGLVVSICMLFIETEDFNRRDVHK; encoded by the coding sequence ATGTACAAACGCCTCTTTCAATCTGACCTCTTAAAAATAAAGAGGTCATGGATTTGGTTTTTAATCCTTCTAGGACCAATCGGTGTCATTTCACTTCAAGCGTGTAATTTTTTTCTTCGTTATGACTTTTTAACAAATAAGTATGCAAAAGATTTATGGGGTGGCCTTCTTTCTGAAGCTCAGCCTCTTGCACTAGTGACCCTTATTTTAGGTACCACCATTATTACGTCTTTAATCGCTCACATAGAGCATCATTCTAGTTCTTGGAAGCATCTCTTATCCTTACCTATTAATAGGCGACATATTTTTTTAACAAAATTTATGTTGGTATTTTTCCTACTTACTGTATCTTGTTCTTTATTATTGATTAGCACAGTCGGATTAGGGCTAGTATTACAATTCGATGCGGTAGTTCCATGGTTTGCTATATTTAAAATGAGTTTCTATCCTTATTGGTCAGCACTACCAATCGTCGCTTTACAACTATGGATTGCCATCACATTTCAAAATCAAAGTATCACATTTACAATTGGGCTGTTAGAAACTATTTTCACGATGTTTTCAACATCTTTTCCGAATTGGTTCATATGGAGATGGCCAAGTTTACATATTGACTGGGGTTCTCCACTTTTATGTGTAACAATGGGTCTGGTGGTTAGTATTTGTATGTTATTTATCGAAACGGAGGATTTCAATAGAAGGGATGTGCACAAATAA
- a CDS encoding ABC transporter ATP-binding protein — MNYIVETTKLTKKYRNDYVVHNVDLKIPKGEIYGFLGPNGAGKTTSIRMLLGLIKLSEGKVIIFQQDLKKERLSILSKIGALVENPSYYAHLNAIENLEVYRILRNVPKEKIEEVLQIVGLQHAATQKVKEYSLGMKQRLGIAIALLGDPQLLILDEPTNGLDPEGIHEIRTLIKKLAQERGITILISSHLLSEIDQMATYVGIIAKGKLIFQDKIEILRQHAQHSISIMTDKPDTAWKIILAKGIPSIQEENQIILSNVSNKNVGEIVKALVTHNIAVFRIEENKKSLEEIFLQLVKGDETHVQTPLSI, encoded by the coding sequence ATGAATTATATTGTAGAAACGACAAAGTTAACAAAAAAATATCGAAATGACTATGTGGTACATAACGTAGATTTAAAAATTCCAAAAGGAGAGATTTATGGATTTCTTGGACCTAATGGAGCTGGTAAAACTACTAGCATTCGTATGTTATTAGGTCTTATTAAACTATCAGAAGGGAAAGTCATAATATTTCAACAAGACTTAAAAAAAGAACGTCTATCAATACTATCTAAAATTGGGGCTCTTGTTGAAAATCCATCTTATTATGCTCACTTAAATGCTATTGAGAATTTAGAAGTTTATCGTATTTTAAGAAATGTCCCGAAAGAAAAAATTGAAGAAGTATTACAAATTGTTGGGTTACAACATGCTGCTACTCAAAAAGTAAAGGAATATTCATTAGGAATGAAACAACGATTAGGAATTGCTATTGCTTTACTTGGAGACCCACAGCTATTAATTTTAGACGAGCCAACAAACGGACTTGATCCAGAAGGAATTCATGAAATTCGTACGCTAATTAAAAAACTGGCACAAGAGAGAGGAATCACTATCCTTATATCTAGTCACTTATTAAGTGAAATTGATCAAATGGCAACTTATGTTGGTATCATTGCGAAAGGAAAACTAATTTTTCAAGACAAAATAGAAATATTACGCCAGCACGCTCAACATTCTATTTCAATTATGACAGATAAACCAGATACAGCTTGGAAGATCATTCTCGCTAAAGGGATTCCTTCTATACAAGAGGAGAACCAAATTATTCTATCAAATGTATCAAATAAAAATGTTGGAGAAATTGTAAAAGCACTTGTAACACATAATATTGCTGTATTTAGAATTGAAGAAAACAAAAAATCACTCGAAGAGATATTCTTACAGCTTGTTAAGGGGGACGAAACACATGTACAAACGCCTCTTTCAATCTGA
- a CDS encoding response regulator transcription factor, with amino-acid sequence MKNILYVEDELEIGAWVKRELEKQEYKVSWFTSEEGSNEACERADVIILDVMLPGLDGFTLGQRFKREYPDTPIIMLTARTTLEDKIYGLTFADDYITKPFHPKELIARIEVLLRRYNKGVVEVQCVKHLKVFLKDYRIVDTETENEIVLSGKQHQIFFYLMKNMNRTLTKEQIFEAVWNEAYIEGDKSLMVHIRHLREKIEKNPSSPQIIETIRGIGYRCKA; translated from the coding sequence ATGAAAAATATTTTGTATGTTGAGGATGAACTTGAAATTGGTGCATGGGTTAAAAGGGAACTGGAGAAACAGGAGTATAAAGTTTCATGGTTTACTTCGGAGGAAGGGAGTAATGAAGCATGTGAAAGAGCAGATGTAATTATTTTAGATGTCATGTTGCCAGGGCTGGATGGTTTTACATTAGGCCAACGTTTTAAAAGGGAATATCCAGATACTCCAATTATTATGCTGACAGCGAGAACAACATTGGAAGACAAAATATATGGATTAACATTTGCTGATGACTATATAACAAAACCATTCCATCCAAAAGAATTAATAGCACGTATTGAAGTTTTATTAAGGCGCTATAACAAAGGTGTGGTGGAGGTGCAATGTGTGAAACATTTAAAAGTATTTCTGAAGGATTATAGAATCGTTGATACAGAGACAGAGAATGAAATCGTTCTATCTGGGAAACAGCATCAAATCTTTTTTTATTTAATGAAAAATATGAATCGTACCTTAACAAAGGAACAAATTTTTGAAGCTGTATGGAATGAAGCTTATATAGAAGGAGATAAGTCATTAATGGTTCATATCCGCCATTTACGGGAAAAGATAGAGAAAAATCCAAGTAGCCCTCAAATAATAGAAACAATACGTGGAATTGGTTATCGGTGTAAAGCATGA
- a CDS encoding HAMP domain-containing sensor histidine kinase has translation MIKSTSLLRRYLFIIFAAIALLPLVVPLSSLLFVKYIELMGDYKATYSSVEIEEEWRNKAEKLQGKNPERIERTFQMFLEKYPESSMFWVDGLGKTNFQIPEKQNIPREWHVSDAVAFMKKSFEGDPYTVVSYIGKEDAFMVFQIPRKYLNAPIVQIREKYAVVFELVIIGCFAIFIVCSIIFFLKIRKRLLKLQKAMEFSQDQTLPSQIVISKQDEIGLLEESFNQMISVLQQSRFKEQEEEQFRRKLIADLSHDLRTPLTTMRAQIDSLKEEIISEKGYQTMGIIDEKINYVAELIENLLSYSLITAKKYPFNPEQTDMTRLMRTFIASWYDILDEKGFEVDIVIPEKPLFWNVDVNWFQRIIDNVIQNVIRHAEDGKFIGIYINHEEDTITVVDHGPGFQNVHSPNKGMGIGLSIIAVMAKEMEIEWCIESNDAGAKHIFKKIY, from the coding sequence ATGATAAAAAGCACCTCACTATTACGAAGATATTTATTTATTATATTTGCAGCCATTGCATTACTACCGCTCGTTGTTCCGCTTAGTTCATTGTTGTTTGTTAAATATATTGAGTTGATGGGGGATTACAAAGCTACGTATTCTAGTGTCGAAATAGAAGAGGAATGGAGAAATAAAGCGGAAAAGTTGCAAGGAAAAAATCCTGAAAGAATTGAGCGAACTTTTCAAATGTTTCTAGAAAAATATCCAGAGAGTTCAATGTTTTGGGTAGATGGTCTAGGAAAAACAAATTTTCAAATTCCTGAAAAGCAAAATATTCCACGAGAGTGGCATGTAAGTGATGCCGTTGCATTTATGAAAAAGAGTTTTGAAGGGGATCCATATACAGTTGTATCTTACATTGGAAAAGAAGATGCATTTATGGTATTTCAAATTCCAAGAAAATATTTAAATGCACCAATTGTTCAAATACGTGAAAAATATGCCGTTGTTTTTGAATTGGTTATTATTGGCTGTTTTGCGATATTTATTGTTTGTTCTATCATATTTTTTCTTAAGATTAGAAAGAGATTATTGAAGCTACAAAAAGCAATGGAATTTTCACAAGACCAAACACTTCCATCACAAATTGTTATATCTAAACAAGATGAGATTGGTTTACTAGAAGAATCCTTTAATCAAATGATAAGTGTTTTACAACAAAGCCGATTTAAGGAACAAGAAGAGGAACAATTTCGCAGAAAATTAATTGCAGATCTTTCTCATGATTTACGAACGCCATTAACGACAATGCGTGCACAAATCGACTCATTAAAAGAAGAGATTATTTCAGAAAAAGGATATCAAACAATGGGAATAATAGATGAAAAGATTAATTACGTAGCAGAACTAATTGAGAATTTACTATCCTATTCGCTAATAACAGCAAAAAAATATCCGTTTAATCCAGAACAAACAGATATGACACGTTTAATGAGAACGTTTATTGCATCATGGTACGACATATTAGATGAAAAGGGATTTGAAGTTGATATTGTAATTCCTGAAAAACCATTATTTTGGAACGTTGATGTGAATTGGTTTCAAAGAATTATAGATAATGTGATTCAAAATGTTATTCGTCATGCGGAAGATGGAAAGTTTATAGGAATATATATAAACCATGAGGAAGACACGATTACAGTTGTTGATCATGGACCGGGTTTTCAAAACGTTCACTCGCCAAATAAGGGGATGGGAATTGGATTATCTATTATCGCTGTTATGGCGAAGGAAATGGAAATTGAATGGTGTATAGAATCTAATGATGCTGGAGCAAAACATATCTTTAAAAAAATATATTAG
- a CDS encoding multidrug efflux MFS transporter, whose translation MASWKRNLTICWLGCFTTAAGMSLVIPFLSFYIEELGVTGTSSIAQWSGIAFGVTFLMGAIVSPVWGKLGDIHGRKLMLIRASLGMAIIMTLMGFVTDVYQLVALRFLMGAVSGFLSTAMTFIAAETPKEHSGWAISTISTGGVSGSLLGPLLGGYLSELIGMRHVFLVTGAFLFLSFLIVFFFLHEANHSVQAKKAQPKKVWTMVPAKHLIMSLFVATFIIQLANMSIQPIITLYVKHLAGPGTAHIEMIAGAVMSATGLAVILAAPKLGRLSDHIGPQKTLVVALFIAGIIFIPQAFVTSAWQLLILRFLLGIAQAGLLPSVQTLLKQHTPTHVTGRIFGYNQSFQFLGNMIGPVLGGQIAAHAGFQYVFFSTSSLLFIACIWVYFNSKHAELSEKQQLEVS comes from the coding sequence ATGGCCAGCTGGAAAAGAAATTTAACGATTTGTTGGCTAGGTTGTTTTACCACTGCAGCCGGTATGAGTTTAGTAATACCCTTTTTATCTTTTTATATTGAGGAATTAGGAGTGACAGGCACTTCTAGTATTGCACAGTGGTCTGGGATTGCATTTGGTGTAACATTTTTAATGGGTGCGATTGTATCACCGGTATGGGGAAAACTTGGTGATATACATGGACGGAAATTGATGCTTATTCGCGCGAGCCTTGGGATGGCGATTATTATGACGCTTATGGGGTTTGTTACAGATGTGTATCAATTAGTCGCACTTCGGTTCTTAATGGGAGCGGTATCAGGTTTTCTTTCCACAGCAATGACATTTATTGCGGCAGAGACTCCGAAAGAACATTCAGGTTGGGCGATTTCTACAATCTCAACTGGAGGCGTGAGTGGTTCCTTACTTGGACCTTTGCTTGGTGGCTATTTGTCTGAGTTAATCGGGATGCGTCATGTCTTTCTAGTTACAGGAGCTTTCTTATTCCTTTCCTTTCTCATTGTCTTTTTCTTCTTACATGAAGCGAATCATTCTGTTCAAGCAAAAAAGGCGCAGCCGAAGAAAGTATGGACGATGGTGCCAGCAAAACATTTAATTATGAGTTTATTTGTAGCAACATTCATTATTCAGCTTGCAAATATGTCAATTCAGCCTATTATTACGTTGTACGTAAAACATTTAGCAGGCCCAGGTACAGCTCATATTGAAATGATTGCAGGTGCAGTCATGTCTGCGACAGGTTTAGCAGTTATTTTGGCAGCACCTAAGTTAGGAAGATTATCAGACCATATTGGACCTCAAAAAACTTTAGTTGTAGCATTGTTTATAGCAGGAATTATTTTTATCCCGCAAGCGTTCGTAACCTCTGCTTGGCAATTATTAATTCTCCGTTTTTTATTAGGAATTGCGCAAGCTGGATTATTACCTTCCGTACAAACTCTACTAAAACAACATACACCAACTCATGTAACTGGACGCATATTTGGATATAATCAGTCCTTTCAGTTTTTAGGAAATATGATTGGGCCAGTACTTGGTGGACAAATCGCTGCCCATGCTGGATTCCAATATGTGTTCTTTTCTACATCATCACTGTTATTTATCGCGTGTATTTGGGTGTATTTTAATAGTAAACACGCAGAGTTGTCTGAAAAGCAACAGTTGGAAGTTAGTTAA
- a CDS encoding alpha/beta fold hydrolase, with translation MNIQENFVTALDESEIYLRKWLPEGNPRGIVQIAHGMTEHMGVYTECINALLQAGYGVYAHDHKGHGKTVKREEDYGHFEPDIGWNQAVSDVILVSEMIKKEQVCPLFLLGHSMGSFLSRRAVQLRGELYDGFLISGTGGNPGFLGTIGHKVATIEMKLRGEKTKSSMLNFLSFGNFNSHFKPNRTKFDWLSSDINQVDKYIDDPLCGFICTTSFYRELFHGVLEVNKLEEYKKTPKDLPIHIFSGNRDPVGNMGKGVKEVYEMYKKCGVKDITLRLYENGRHEMFHEVNREEVFQDLISWLDGHIV, from the coding sequence ATGAACATACAGGAAAATTTCGTTACGGCATTGGATGAATCGGAAATTTATTTACGCAAGTGGTTACCAGAAGGTAATCCGCGTGGCATTGTTCAAATTGCACACGGTATGACTGAACATATGGGCGTTTATACAGAATGTATTAATGCTTTGTTACAAGCGGGATACGGTGTTTATGCTCATGATCATAAGGGACATGGGAAAACAGTGAAACGAGAAGAAGACTATGGTCATTTTGAACCGGATATAGGATGGAATCAGGCTGTTTCTGATGTAATCCTCGTTTCGGAAATGATAAAAAAAGAACAGGTTTGTCCGCTTTTTTTACTCGGGCATAGTATGGGCTCTTTCTTATCAAGACGGGCTGTACAACTTCGCGGTGAATTATATGATGGCTTTCTCATTTCAGGAACTGGTGGGAATCCAGGGTTTTTAGGTACTATCGGTCATAAAGTAGCGACAATTGAAATGAAGCTACGCGGGGAAAAAACGAAAAGTTCGATGCTGAACTTTTTATCTTTTGGAAACTTTAACTCCCACTTTAAGCCGAATCGTACAAAGTTTGATTGGTTATCTTCAGATATAAATCAAGTTGATAAATATATCGATGATCCGTTATGTGGGTTTATTTGTACAACAAGCTTTTATCGAGAATTATTTCATGGTGTACTAGAAGTAAACAAATTAGAAGAATATAAGAAGACACCGAAAGATCTTCCGATACATATTTTTTCTGGAAATCGTGATCCTGTTGGAAATATGGGTAAGGGTGTAAAAGAAGTCTATGAGATGTATAAAAAATGCGGCGTGAAAGATATAACACTACGATTATATGAAAACGGAAGACATGAAATGTTCCATGAAGTGAATCGAGAGGAAGTCTTTCAAGATTTGATTTCATGGCTAGACGGACATATTGTATAA
- a CDS encoding GNAT family N-acetyltransferase yields MKVREAILSEANELSELALHSKATWDYSEEFILACKEDLTITEDYIKNNFVYVLENDDIKNGFFSFLSEANALDFLYLHPDYKGKGYGKTLWKFVVEKANELGLKSFTIDSDPNAKGYYMKMGAKLIGETPSTVFKDRLLPLLRYDL; encoded by the coding sequence ATGAAAGTACGCGAAGCCATATTATCTGAAGCAAATGAACTAAGTGAACTTGCATTACATTCAAAAGCAACTTGGGATTATAGTGAAGAATTTATACTAGCTTGTAAGGAAGATTTAACGATTACAGAGGATTACATAAAAAATAATTTTGTATATGTTTTAGAAAATGATGACATAAAAAATGGCTTTTTTTCATTTTTAAGTGAAGCAAATGCACTCGATTTTTTATATTTACATCCAGATTATAAGGGAAAAGGATACGGGAAAACACTTTGGAAGTTTGTTGTAGAAAAAGCTAATGAATTAGGATTAAAAAGTTTTACGATTGATAGTGATCCAAATGCGAAAGGTTATTATATGAAAATGGGAGCAAAGTTAATTGGGGAGACCCCGTCAACAGTGTTTAAAGATCGTCTTCTGCCGCTTTTAAGATATGATTTGTAA
- a CDS encoding YunG family protein, whose translation MKGIKFKQIYKALKQSWSIETSSKWTRENPAKGQCGVTALVIHDLCGGEIKKTKVGKAWHFYNRIDGKRYDFTKAQFSKKITYMDVHSNCEEAFADTNEHQYSTLKQKVIYTLNQINF comes from the coding sequence ATGAAAGGTATAAAATTCAAACAAATATATAAAGCATTAAAACAATCTTGGTCAATTGAAACGAGCTCAAAGTGGACGAGAGAAAATCCGGCGAAGGGACAGTGTGGGGTTACGGCGCTTGTTATACATGATTTATGCGGTGGAGAGATTAAAAAGACGAAGGTGGGAAAAGCCTGGCATTTTTACAATAGGATAGATGGAAAAAGGTATGATTTTACGAAGGCACAATTTTCTAAAAAGATAACTTATATGGATGTGCATTCTAATTGTGAAGAAGCTTTTGCAGATACGAATGAACACCAATATTCCACTTTGAAACAAAAAGTAATTTATACACTAAATCAAATTAACTTTTGA
- a CDS encoding bifunctional S-methyl-5'-thioadenosine deaminase/S-adenosylhomocysteine deaminase has product MKGEIFLKTAYVSATIATLNEQNEVFENGYIIVEDDKIIEVRCGEFSSEHQVDEVIDMKGKWILPGLVNTHTHVVMSLLRGIGDDMLLQPWLETRIWPLENQFTPELAVASTELGLLEMVKSGTTAFSDMFNPIGVDQDAIMETVLNSGMRAAVSRTLFSFGTKEDEKRAVQEAEKYVKQYYKESGMLTTMVAPHSPYTCSTEMLEECARIAVENHTMVHIHLSETEREVRDIEAQYGKRPVEYAASCGLFKRPTVIAHGVVLNENERAFLAEHDVRVAHNPNSNLKLGSGVADVKAMLEAGIKVGIATDSVASNNNLDMFEEMRIATLLQKGIHKDATALPVGIALSLATKGAAEVIGMKQTGSIEVGKCADFITIDPSNKPHLQPADEVLSHLVYAASGKDVSDVVINGNHIVWNGECKTLDEERIIFEASRHKRGLQR; this is encoded by the coding sequence TTGAAAGGGGAAATATTTTTGAAAACAGCTTATGTAAGCGCTACGATTGCAACTTTAAATGAACAAAATGAAGTGTTTGAAAACGGATATATCATTGTAGAAGATGATAAAATTATAGAAGTACGATGTGGTGAGTTCTCTTCTGAACATCAAGTGGACGAAGTGATAGACATGAAAGGGAAGTGGATCTTACCAGGTCTTGTGAATACACATACACATGTTGTCATGAGTCTTTTACGAGGAATTGGCGATGATATGTTATTACAGCCGTGGCTAGAGACGAGAATTTGGCCACTTGAAAACCAATTTACTCCAGAGCTTGCTGTTGCTAGTACAGAACTTGGATTGTTAGAAATGGTGAAAAGTGGGACGACAGCATTTTCTGATATGTTTAATCCAATTGGTGTAGATCAAGATGCCATAATGGAAACGGTTCTAAATAGTGGGATGCGAGCTGCTGTCTCAAGAACTTTATTTAGTTTCGGGACGAAAGAAGATGAAAAGAGAGCAGTGCAAGAAGCAGAGAAATACGTGAAGCAATATTATAAGGAAAGTGGCATGTTAACTACGATGGTCGCTCCGCATAGTCCATATACATGCTCTACAGAGATGTTAGAAGAGTGCGCGCGCATTGCAGTAGAGAATCATACGATGGTTCATATTCATCTTTCGGAAACAGAGCGTGAAGTACGAGATATTGAAGCGCAATATGGAAAGCGTCCAGTAGAATATGCGGCAAGTTGTGGATTATTTAAACGCCCAACAGTAATTGCACATGGTGTTGTTTTAAATGAAAATGAGCGTGCTTTCTTAGCGGAGCACGATGTTCGGGTAGCACATAATCCGAATAGTAATTTAAAATTAGGATCTGGTGTAGCTGATGTGAAGGCGATGTTAGAAGCAGGGATAAAAGTAGGGATTGCTACAGATAGTGTTGCATCTAATAACAATTTGGATATGTTTGAAGAAATGCGCATTGCAACTTTATTACAAAAAGGTATTCATAAGGATGCAACAGCATTACCTGTTGGAATAGCTTTGTCACTTGCAACAAAAGGAGCTGCAGAAGTAATCGGAATGAAGCAAACAGGCTCAATTGAAGTTGGAAAGTGTGCGGATTTCATTACGATTGATCCATCAAATAAGCCACATCTACAACCTGCAGATGAAGTGTTATCACATCTTGTGTATGCAGCAAGTGGAAAAGATGTAAGTGATGTTGTCATTAACGGAAACCATATCGTTTGGAATGGCGAATGTAAAACGTTAGATGAAGAGCGTATTATTTTTGAAGCGAGCCGTCATAAACGAGGATTACAGAGATAA
- a CDS encoding peptide ABC transporter substrate-binding protein, whose translation MKQRKSHLMVMLFVVSLLLSACNSKANKSNGEAQKQVLNVTVSEEIPSLDTAKTMDGTSAHVMQNIFEGLYVLGDQDSPVPGVAESFERSKDGKKYTFHLRKAAKWSNGDAVTARDFIFAWRRAVSPEIASQYAYMLFSVKNAKEINEGRMDVSHLGVKAVDDYKLEVELEQPIPYFLQLLALPIYLPQHESFVKEQGNRYGLEPNNLIYNGPFVLEKWKHEQEFQLKKNDTYWDKKKVRLDEINFHIVKDTMTAVNLYESGNLDRVSINSQFVDKYKGKKELHMSSDPAISMLRFNEKNATLANKKVRQSISLALNKEDFVAHFINNGAKPASGLIPTGYKNEVTGKDFRKENGDIASYDLQKAKKIWEEAKKELGAEQITIEFLTFEQDNAKRMAEYIKCDLEKHLQGLTIEIKQQPFKQKLQLEQTGEYDISIVVWGPDYKDPISYLEVFTTENLNNRMQYSNSHYDELIKKAKYDIVLDQKKRWEVLQEAERVVLEDAAVAPIYHTGSAYIQKDYVKGIEKHQFGGVYTYKNAFIAEK comes from the coding sequence ATGAAGCAGAGAAAGAGCCATTTAATGGTAATGCTATTTGTTGTATCTTTGCTTTTATCAGCTTGTAATAGTAAAGCAAATAAAAGTAATGGAGAGGCTCAAAAACAAGTGTTAAACGTAACAGTTTCAGAAGAAATTCCTTCTCTGGATACTGCAAAAACAATGGATGGTACATCAGCACATGTTATGCAAAACATATTTGAAGGGTTATATGTGTTAGGTGATCAAGATAGTCCTGTCCCTGGTGTGGCGGAGTCATTTGAAAGAAGTAAGGATGGAAAAAAATATACATTTCATTTGCGTAAAGCTGCAAAGTGGTCAAATGGAGATGCAGTAACAGCTCGTGATTTTATTTTCGCTTGGAGACGAGCTGTAAGTCCTGAAATAGCGTCTCAATATGCATACATGTTATTTTCTGTGAAAAATGCTAAGGAAATAAATGAAGGTCGGATGGATGTTAGTCATCTTGGAGTAAAGGCGGTAGATGATTATAAGTTAGAAGTAGAGTTAGAACAGCCGATTCCATATTTTTTACAATTGCTGGCTTTGCCTATTTATTTGCCACAACATGAATCATTTGTGAAAGAGCAAGGAAATCGTTACGGACTCGAGCCTAATAATCTTATATACAATGGACCATTTGTGTTAGAAAAGTGGAAGCATGAACAAGAATTTCAATTAAAGAAAAACGATACGTATTGGGATAAAAAGAAAGTGAGATTAGACGAAATAAACTTTCATATTGTAAAAGATACGATGACAGCTGTAAATTTATATGAATCTGGTAATCTTGACCGTGTATCTATTAATTCGCAATTTGTAGATAAATATAAAGGTAAGAAAGAATTACATATGTCGAGTGATCCCGCTATATCGATGCTTCGTTTTAATGAAAAAAATGCTACACTAGCAAATAAGAAAGTTCGTCAATCTATTTCATTAGCGTTAAACAAAGAGGATTTTGTAGCCCATTTTATAAATAATGGAGCAAAGCCTGCGAGTGGACTCATACCGACAGGTTATAAAAATGAAGTGACCGGAAAAGATTTCAGAAAAGAAAATGGCGATATTGCTTCATACGATTTACAAAAAGCGAAAAAGATATGGGAAGAAGCTAAAAAAGAACTTGGTGCGGAACAAATTACAATTGAGTTTCTAACGTTTGAACAAGATAATGCAAAACGTATGGCAGAATATATAAAATGCGATCTAGAAAAGCATTTGCAAGGACTAACGATAGAGATTAAGCAACAACCATTTAAACAAAAACTACAATTAGAGCAAACTGGAGAATACGATATTTCGATAGTAGTTTGGGGACCGGATTATAAAGACCCGATTAGTTATTTAGAGGTATTTACGACGGAGAATCTAAACAACAGAATGCAATATTCTAATTCTCATTACGATGAACTTATAAAGAAAGCAAAATATGATATTGTACTAGATCAAAAGAAAAGATGGGAAGTGCTGCAAGAGGCAGAGCGTGTAGTATTAGAAGATGCTGCAGTAGCGCCAATTTATCATACTGGCTCAGCATATATACAAAAGGATTATGTCAAAGGGATTGAAAAGCACCAATTTGGTGGTGTGTATACGTATAAGAATGCTTTTATAGCTGAGAAATAA
- a CDS encoding GNAT family N-acetyltransferase: MFPVLKTDRLILRELNEGDAPSILHCFSHTDVLRYYGQNPLQSIDQVKQIMKNFAESYNAKSGIKWGIELKGKKGIIGTIGFHDWSSEHKRANISYALFPEQWGNGYATEAISEVLSYGFHTLHLKRIGAIVFLENEASNKLLLKLGFEKEGVLKNYMYQNGIPHDTNVYALTTTV; the protein is encoded by the coding sequence ATGTTTCCTGTATTAAAAACTGATCGACTCATTTTAAGAGAACTTAATGAGGGAGACGCGCCAAGCATATTACATTGCTTTTCTCATACAGATGTATTACGTTATTACGGCCAAAACCCCTTACAAAGTATAGATCAAGTAAAACAAATCATGAAAAACTTCGCTGAAAGTTACAATGCAAAAAGTGGGATAAAATGGGGAATCGAGTTAAAAGGTAAGAAAGGGATTATTGGCACAATTGGTTTTCACGATTGGTCTTCTGAACATAAACGAGCTAACATAAGTTATGCACTTTTCCCTGAACAATGGGGAAATGGCTATGCGACTGAAGCAATTTCTGAAGTTCTATCATACGGTTTTCATACTCTTCATTTAAAACGTATCGGGGCCATTGTGTTTCTTGAAAACGAAGCATCAAATAAGTTGCTATTAAAACTAGGATTTGAAAAAGAAGGAGTTCTAAAAAATTATATGTATCAAAATGGCATCCCCCATGACACTAACGTCTATGCCTTAACAACAACGGTTTAG